A stretch of Lactuca sativa cultivar Salinas chromosome 6, Lsat_Salinas_v11, whole genome shotgun sequence DNA encodes these proteins:
- the LOC111893062 gene encoding (-)-beta-pinene synthase, chloroplastic has product MSSTWTSFPAIFIHCSSSSGKSSINVACEKRLTLPQPTLTNVITMPTTIRRSANYQPSSWSYEYVQSLDSKYTGEKYMEKFQSLKEAVRTMIRNEYEKEENTSSALSLVDDLQRLGISYHFVNEIRDVLEKIYSNYFKSHDKWSKMDLNLTSLGFRLLRQHGYHIPQEIFEDLKDETGNFKGHLYEDIDGMLNLYEASYHSVEDESILDEARDFTRTHLNEILEYNNICDDQNMLSIISHALAFPLHWRVPRVEAKWFIQTYERRSVMNSTLLELANLDFNMVQAIHQQDLKKASRWWKDTCWEKLGFARDHLVESFMWSIGQNFMPHFQGRGTLTKVFAMITTIDDVYDVYGTLAELEQFTDIVNRWDVNVIEELPDYMRICFLALYNSINEISYNTLTNHGFFVLPYLKKTWQDLCNSYLVEAKWYNNGYIPTLNEFLNNAYVSIGVGVVAMHAYLLTLTSVSHEELQEIGRAENIIRHASVIVRLTNDLATSSEELETGDVPKSIQCYMQESGATEVEAREHIRLLILETWKKLNKERQTIGSSFPQEFIECVTNLARMGHFAYDVNKHTYPDMMRTHVLSLFVNPINGLPYA; this is encoded by the exons ATGTCTTCCACGTGGACAAGTTTTCCTGCAATATTTATCCATTGTAGTAGCTCTTCCGGTAAAAGCAGTATTAATGTTGCATGTGAGAAGCGATTAACTCTACCACAACCCACACTTACGAATGTTATTACGATGCCAACCACTATCAGAAGATCAGCAAATTATCAACCTTCATCATGGTCCTATGAGTATGTTCAATCGCTCGATAGCAAATACACA GGAGAGAAGTATATGGAAAAATTTCAATCATTAAAAGAAGCAGTAAGGACAATGATACGAAACGAGTATGAAAAAGAGGAGAATACATCTAGTGCACTCAGTTTGGTTGATGATTTGCAGAGACTTGGCATATCATATCATTTTGTGAATGAAATAAGAGATGTCTTGGAGAAGATTTACTCAAATTACTTCAAAAGTCATGACAAATGGTCGAAAATGGATTTAAATCTGACATCCCTTGGTTTTAGACTCTTACGACAACATGGATATCATATCCCTCAAG AAATATTTGAGGATCTTAAGGATGAGACTGGAAATTTTAAGGGGCATTTATATGAAGATATCGATGGTATGCTAAACTTATATGAGGCTTCCTATCACTCAGTAGAGGATGAAAGTATACTGGATGAAGCTAGAGATTTCACAAGAACACATCTGAATGAAATTTTGGAATACAATAATATATGTGATGATCAAAATATGTTGTCGATAATAAGTCATGCATTGGCTTTTCCACTTCATTGGAGAGTCCCACGGGTGGAGGCTAAGTGGTTTATTCAAACTTACGAGAGAagaagtgttatgaattccacgTTGCTTGAGCTTGCCAATTTGGACTTCAACATGGTACAAGCAATACACCAACAAGATTTGAAAAAAGCATCAAG gTGGTGGAAAGACACATGCTGGGAGAAGTTAGGCTTTGCTCGTGATCATTTGGTGGAGAGCTTTATGTGGAGTATTGGTCAAAATTTCATGCCTCACTTTCAAGGAAGGGGAACTCTCACAAAAGTTTTTGCCATGATAACTACAATTGATGATGTCTATGATGTGTATGGTACTTTAGCTGAACTTGAACAATTCACGGACATTGTGAATAG GTGGGATGTTAACGTGATCGAGGAACTTCCTGATTATATGAGAATATGCTTCCTCGCATTGTACAACTCGATCAATGAGATATCATATAACACACTGACAAATCATGGGTTCTTTGTACTTCCCTACCTTAAAAAGACG TGGCAGGATTTATGCAACTCTTACCTAGTAGAAGCAAAATGGTACAATAATGGATATATACCAACCTTGAATGAGTTCCTTAACAATGCATATGTATCAATTGGAGTGGGTGTAGTCGCCATGCATGCCTATCTGTTAACATTAACTAGTGTTTCCCATGAGGAATTGCAAGAAATAGGAAGAGCTGAAAATATTATTCGCCATGCATCAGTTATCGTGCGTCTCACTAATGACTTGGCCACATCATCG GAAGAGCTGGAAACAGGCGATGTTCCAAAATCTATCCAGTGCTATATGCAGGAGAGTGGTGCCACAGAAGTGGAAGCAAGAGAACATATACGACTATTAATCTTAGAGACATGGAAGAAGTTGAATAAAGAACGCCAAACAATTGGTTCTTCATTTCCACAAGAGTTCATTGAATGTGTAACAAACCTTGCTAGAATGGGCCACTTTGCGTATGATGTAAACAAACATACTTACCCGGACATGATGAGAACCCATGTATTATCATTATTTGTCAATCCAATCAACGGGTTGCCATATGCATAA